In the Paenibacillus sp. FSL R7-0337 genome, CCGTTTCAGCAAAAATAGAAGGATCATATATAGCTAAAAAAAGCGGTCCCCCGGTAAACGGAGAATCGCTGACATTCGACTTGCTAGCTAACTGCCATTTCTACTTTGTCAAAATACCGGCTTCCGGCACCTTGCCCGGATAGCTGTAATTCCTGACTACACAGTTCCTTCCCCGCTGCTTCGCCTCATATAGGGCGGTATCGCTCAGTTTGTATAGGGTGCTAAGCGGCACGCGTTCCCCGGAGAGAATCGTAATCAGACCAATGCTGACTGTATAGGAGAGCGGCATGCCTTCGACAGTCGCACCAAGCACCGAGCAGCGCAGCCGCTCTGCTATTCTCTCACCGTCTTCCTCATCCGACCTGTGCAGCAGCACCGCGAATTCCTCGCCCCCGAATCTTCCGAAGAGGTCCCCGCTGCCGAGCTCGCGCTCAATTCTGCGGGCGAAATCCTGCAGCACCCGGTCCCCCGTATCATGGCCATAGGTGTCATTAACCTGCTTGAAGTGGTCCACATCCAGCAGCATGAACGAGAAGGGCACCACCTCCTTCGCGGCGGCAGCAATCAGAGGCTGGGCACGCAGCACGAACGCCCTGCGGTTCAAGACGCCCGTCAGTTCATCATACGTCGCCACACGCTCCAGCTCCGCATAGGACTGTTCCCGGGAGAGCAGCATGAAGCCCGCAGTTCCAAGGAACATCAACAGATAGATCCCGGCATAGAAAAAGCTCTGCAGCCATGCCGCTGCAATCGAGCCGGCCGGCGAAAGATAGAACAGGCCGCTGGCCTTACTGAGTAGAGAAAGGATAGCCACGCCGTACAGCATACCCGTAATTTCCTGCAGCGGGGTCTTTCTCACCTTCCAGGATAACAGATAAGCCGGATAGAGCAGCAGAATGGCACCCGTTAGCGCAGATGCTGCGATCAGCCGGGGAACATCCGGATGCAGCAGGTAAAGCAGCAGCAAACCTATCGCCGATATTCCGGCCAGCGCGTAATACCTTTGCTTCATTTGTTCGGAATCGGCTTCCAGCTTCTTCAGCAGGGCCAGAATCTCCGCAGTTCCTGCAGCCACGCTCAAGAGAATAATACTTGGAAGCACGAATGGAAAATCTTGAATTTCCTCTAATAACAGCAGCTGCAGAATAGCGAGCTGCAGAATTTTGGCTGTCAGGAACAGCGGGGTTGTCTTCTCTTTCGGATAACTGGGCCGGTATGCCAGAATAAGCAGAACCGTAAATAGATTGCCGAAAAAAAGACAAGCCAGCAATGTCTTCAAATCCAAGCCGGCTGCCATTATGCCCACCCCTTTGTTTAGCGATATGTATATGTATGATATGTATTCGAAGGTTCGTCTACCCGGACCCTGACCACACGGTCCCGGCCTTCTTGCTTCGCCTGATAGAGCGCCAGATCACAAAGCTTGTAGAGTGTGTTCAAGCTGGTATGCTGTTCGGGCAGCACTGATATTATACCGATACTGACCGTATATCCGCTGGGCAGACTGTGTACAGAAGCCTCCTTAAGTGTCTCCCGCAGCGCTTCCGCCTGATGGCTGCTGCTCTGCGCGTCCTGCCCGTACAGCAGAATGGCGAATTCCTCTCCGCCTACCCGTCCGAACAAGTCGCCGCCCGCAAGCGTACTCTCGGCAGTGAGCGCGAAATCCTGCAGTACAGTATCGCCTGTGTCATGCCCGTAGGTATCATTCACTTTTTTGAAATGATCCAGATCCAGCAGCAGTAAGGTACAATATTCACTCTTCTTGGCGGCAAGCGCCAGCTTCAGTTCGGCTTCCAACAGGAAAGCCCTGCGGCCCAGAATCCCCGTCAGGCTGTCGTAGGTAGCGATACGCTTCAGTTTCTGGTAGGAATGCTCATTGGAGAGGAGGATAAAGGCGGCAAGCCCTCCAATCAGCATCAGGAACATCCCGAGATAATATAAATACTGCGCCGGATTAGCCGTCAGCGGGCCCATATCCGGTTCCACCGCCAGCGCAACAAATGACCTGAGGAGCATCACCGCTGCAATCGCATAAAATACGGCGGCGAGTATCTTCTGGAGCGGAGAACGCTCCGGGCTCGCTGTCAAGCGGCAGCCTGGGTAGAGCACAAACAGCATGACCCATAGCGAGGTTGTTGCGACCCGTATATTGGGATGGTTGAAGAACAGGGCAACGACAACGAAGCTGAGTATGCTCCCTGCCGTGATTACCAGATAATAGAGCTTCGCCCGGCCGTCCAGCATGCCCATCATCATCATCAGCGCAGCAATCTCCAGCCCTCCGCCGGCCAGAATGAGCGCATTGCTCAGAGGTACAGCGATTCTATGGGGAATATAGTCCCACAGCAGAATGGAGCTCCAGAAGATCACCTGAATCCACTTGGAGGCAATGAATAGACTGGAGGCAATGTCTTTGGGGAAGTGGTAGCGGTAAAACGTAATCATCAGGCCGGAAAATAAATTTCCCAGAATGAACAAGTATAACAGCGACTTAATATCAAGCTGAAAGCCCATCAACACACCACCGAACTATGCGGATATACCTGCTCTATCCGAACGATAACATTCACAGCTTATATCGGCAATATCATTGTTAACTTTGAGCAGGATCAACGTGGGCACTCGGGTGGACGCTCTGCTGTTTAAGCGGGATACGAAACAACCAACCATATGGATAATGTCACATAAGTTCTTATCTATTTAAACAAAAAGCAGCAATTCTCCCATAACGGGAAAATCGCTGCTACTTTAACGTTTGATGTTTCGCGAAATATTACCGGTTCTTCAGGCTGTCTGCCAGCGCATAAGCGACCTTCCAGATATCGCCTGCACCCATGGTGATGACCAGATCACCGGGAGCAATACGGTTCTGCAGGTCTGCCAGCACATCTTCCTTAGTCGGCAGATGCCGTGCACCGGCGTTGCTGTTCTGCACAATCAGCTCTACCAGCTTAGCGGAGGTGACTCCCTCTATCTGCTTCTCTCCCGCAGGGGAGTAGATATCGGTAATAATCACTTCATCCGCTTCGCTGAACGCGCGGCTGAACGCATCCAGCAGGAAGAAGGTACGTGTGTAGCGCTGCGGCTGGAACACGGCGATAATGCGTTTGCCGGTTGCCTTGGCGGCGCTGATCGTAGCCTGAATCTCTGTTGGATGATGTGCGTAATCATCAATGACGAGAATCTCGTCAACCTCGCCCAGCACCTGGAAGCGTCTTTTGGCGCCGTGGAACTTCACAATCGCAGCCGCAATGGCTTCAAAGGCAATGCCTGATTTCAGACAAGAAATCACTGCCGCCATAGAGTTATACAGATTGTATTGTCCCGGAATAGAGAGCTCAATACGGCCTAATACCTCAGTTCCATGATTCATGGTATACGATACCTGACGGTCACCGAGGACAATATCAGTCGCTGTATAATCAGCCGTCTCTGATTCGATCCCGTAGCTGATCACTTTACCTTTTACCTTAGGCAGCAGGGATTTCAGATTCTCATCATCCGCACATACGATAGCTGTCCCGTCCTCGCGCAGCTGATTCATGAACTGAACATAAGCATCCTTCAGCTTGCCGAAGTCGCCGCCGTAGTTCTCCAGATGGTCCGCTTCAATGTTCGTAACGATTCCCAGCCAAGGATGGTATTGCAGGAACGAGCCGTCACTCTCATCGGCCTCTGCCACGACGAATTCCCCTTGTCCCGCTTTGGCATTCGTGCCGACATTCATAATCTCCCCGCCGATAATGTAGGTAGGGTCCACGCCGCAGTCTTCCATAACCAGAGCAATCATGGATGAGGTGGTAGTCTTGCCGTGCGCTCCGGCCACCGCAACGCCCTTGCGTTCATTCAGCAGCCGGGCCAGCATCTGCGAGCGGTGCAGAACCGGTATTTTCAGACGCTCTGCTTCCACCCATTCCACATTATCCGCGGCAAGTGCCGTGGAATAGACGACCAGATCCGCACCTTTTACCTGCTCCGCCGTATGCCCGATGAAGACCTTGGCACCTTTTGCTATCAATTTCTCCGTTAACTCCTGGGCAGCTACGTCAGAGCCTGTAACTGTATATCCCATCTCCAGCATCACCCGGGCAATCGCGCTCATACCATAGCCGCCGATCCCTATAAAATGCACACGTTCAGTAGTATCCAACAGTTCGTCACCAGCCTTTTTCAGAATCGGGTTGCCGTAAAAGCGTACTGCGCACATCAGAAATCAAATACAGCGTTCCGGACACAACTGCGAGGTCATCGTCCGCTGTGATCGTCTGCAGCTTCTGCAGCGCTTGGCCCCAATTACGTTCTACTATGATTTCCAAGTTTTCCTTGGCATATTTACTCCGCAGATTTTCTGCGATCGCCTGCAGATCTTCCGCGTCCATTTTCTTACGGAAATCCGGTTCGGTCAGGATGAGCGTATCCACTATAGGCAGTATATGCTTGAGATACGACTCGTGATGCTTATTTGCCAGCATCCCCATGAGCAAATTTAATTTACCGTAAGGCTGGAACTGCGGAAGGCTCTTCGCGAGGCTCTCAGCCCCTTCCGGATTGTGCGCGCCGTCCAGAATAATTCTGGGCGAGGTGCTCACTTCCTCCAGTCTTCCGGCCCAGAATGTGCCGCGGAAGCCCTCCAGCACATCCTCGTCCTCCAGCATGAAGGCCATATACTGCCTCAGCACCTCAAGGACCATCATTGCTCCGGCTGCATTCTGCAGCTGGTGTTCGCCTTTCATGGCAATGTCCAGCTCAAGCCCCCGGAACGGCCCGTTGAAGGTGAAGTGCTGGCAGCCGTCTCTCAGTTCAACTCCGCTATAGCTGAAATCTTCTCCCGCTAAATAGAGTGTCGAACGGGTAGCCGCCGCCTTGGCCTTCAATACAG is a window encoding:
- a CDS encoding GGDEF domain-containing protein, which translates into the protein MAAGLDLKTLLACLFFGNLFTVLLILAYRPSYPKEKTTPLFLTAKILQLAILQLLLLEEIQDFPFVLPSIILLSVAAGTAEILALLKKLEADSEQMKQRYYALAGISAIGLLLLYLLHPDVPRLIAASALTGAILLLYPAYLLSWKVRKTPLQEITGMLYGVAILSLLSKASGLFYLSPAGSIAAAWLQSFFYAGIYLLMFLGTAGFMLLSREQSYAELERVATYDELTGVLNRRAFVLRAQPLIAAAAKEVVPFSFMLLDVDHFKQVNDTYGHDTGDRVLQDFARRIERELGSGDLFGRFGGEEFAVLLHRSDEEDGERIAERLRCSVLGATVEGMPLSYTVSIGLITILSGERVPLSTLYKLSDTALYEAKQRGRNCVVRNYSYPGKVPEAGILTK
- the murC gene encoding UDP-N-acetylmuramate--L-alanine ligase, which translates into the protein MDTTERVHFIGIGGYGMSAIARVMLEMGYTVTGSDVAAQELTEKLIAKGAKVFIGHTAEQVKGADLVVYSTALAADNVEWVEAERLKIPVLHRSQMLARLLNERKGVAVAGAHGKTTTSSMIALVMEDCGVDPTYIIGGEIMNVGTNAKAGQGEFVVAEADESDGSFLQYHPWLGIVTNIEADHLENYGGDFGKLKDAYVQFMNQLREDGTAIVCADDENLKSLLPKVKGKVISYGIESETADYTATDIVLGDRQVSYTMNHGTEVLGRIELSIPGQYNLYNSMAAVISCLKSGIAFEAIAAAIVKFHGAKRRFQVLGEVDEILVIDDYAHHPTEIQATISAAKATGKRIIAVFQPQRYTRTFFLLDAFSRAFSEADEVIITDIYSPAGEKQIEGVTSAKLVELIVQNSNAGARHLPTKEDVLADLQNRIAPGDLVITMGAGDIWKVAYALADSLKNR
- a CDS encoding diguanylate cyclase, giving the protein MGFQLDIKSLLYLFILGNLFSGLMITFYRYHFPKDIASSLFIASKWIQVIFWSSILLWDYIPHRIAVPLSNALILAGGGLEIAALMMMMGMLDGRAKLYYLVITAGSILSFVVVALFFNHPNIRVATTSLWVMLFVLYPGCRLTASPERSPLQKILAAVFYAIAAVMLLRSFVALAVEPDMGPLTANPAQYLYYLGMFLMLIGGLAAFILLSNEHSYQKLKRIATYDSLTGILGRRAFLLEAELKLALAAKKSEYCTLLLLDLDHFKKVNDTYGHDTGDTVLQDFALTAESTLAGGDLFGRVGGEEFAILLYGQDAQSSSHQAEALRETLKEASVHSLPSGYTVSIGIISVLPEQHTSLNTLYKLCDLALYQAKQEGRDRVVRVRVDEPSNTYHTYTYR
- a CDS encoding folylpolyglutamate synthase/dihydrofolate synthase family protein — translated: MEEITWSGAAAPLNSYTEAVDWINSLIPFGIRPGLERIELLMEKLGHPHRKLKFIHVAGTNGKGSTCAFLTSALIQSGYSVGTFTSPYITKFTNRFQYNGTDIPEETLLALANQLRPLAREIAGTELGSPTMFEVATALAILYYGEVCYPDVVVWETGLGGRLDVTNIVTPVVSVITNVGHDHTDVLGDTLTLIAGEKAGIIKPGVPVVSCVSQPEAVAVLKAKAAATRSTLYLAGEDFSYSGVELRDGCQHFTFNGPFRGLELDIAMKGEHQLQNAAGAMMVLEVLRQYMAFMLEDEDVLEGFRGTFWAGRLEEVSTSPRIILDGAHNPEGAESLAKSLPQFQPYGKLNLLMGMLANKHHESYLKHILPIVDTLILTEPDFRKKMDAEDLQAIAENLRSKYAKENLEIIVERNWGQALQKLQTITADDDLAVVSGTLYLISDVRSTLLRQPDSEKGW